The Verrucomicrobiia bacterium genome includes a window with the following:
- a CDS encoding RNA-binding protein, giving the protein MPARLFVGNLPFTTTENDLQDYFAQAGGVVAVNIMQDRTTGRSRGFAFIEMGTQEDASKAIGMFHQKDFQGRALTVNEARPREERPMGGGGRDGGGGGYRERRQ; this is encoded by the coding sequence ATGCCGGCCAGACTATTCGTCGGGAATCTACCATTCACGACTACCGAAAACGATCTGCAGGATTACTTCGCCCAGGCGGGCGGGGTCGTTGCAGTCAACATCATGCAGGACCGGACGACGGGCCGGTCCCGGGGTTTCGCCTTCATCGAAATGGGGACCCAAGAGGATGCCAGCAAGGCCATTGGGATGTTTCATCAGAAGGATTTCCAAGGCCGCGCGCTGACCGTCAATGAGGCCCGTCCGCGCGAGGAACGCCCGATGGGCGGCGGCGGACGCGATGGCGGCGGTGGCGGTTACCGTGAGCGGCGCCAGTAG
- a CDS encoding DUF1080 domain-containing protein, with protein sequence MIAAPVRAQDKPAVAPTAALLGQPDANGFISLFNGKDLTGWEGLKGYWSVKDGVIDGSETRDHSVQTDLILSASKEHPERFVNFELHIKWMLVSPEGNSGVQFRSVINNPKTLHAGGYQADIDSGGRYTGSIYDESGIAGGRGTMSNRGEKTTWDNENKRHNDPLPESADDLGKLLHNKGGWNDIALIVNGDHVWYKINGRLMTEMIDDSPKAVLKGGVIALQMHAGFTMDIEFKDISIKFLGGNP encoded by the coding sequence GTGATCGCCGCCCCCGTTCGGGCGCAAGATAAACCAGCCGTCGCTCCCACTGCGGCGCTTCTGGGGCAGCCCGATGCCAATGGCTTCATCAGTCTTTTCAATGGCAAGGACCTGACCGGCTGGGAAGGTCTTAAGGGCTACTGGTCTGTCAAGGACGGCGTTATCGACGGCAGCGAAACCAGGGATCACTCGGTCCAGACTGATCTCATTCTGAGCGCCTCCAAGGAGCACCCCGAACGGTTTGTCAATTTCGAGCTCCACATCAAATGGATGCTCGTCAGCCCGGAAGGCAACTCGGGCGTGCAGTTCCGTTCGGTGATCAACAATCCGAAGACCCTTCACGCGGGCGGCTACCAAGCCGACATCGATAGCGGCGGCCGATACACCGGTTCGATCTATGACGAATCGGGCATCGCCGGCGGACGAGGCACGATGAGTAACCGCGGCGAAAAGACCACTTGGGACAACGAGAATAAACGTCACAACGACCCGCTTCCGGAAAGCGCCGACGACCTCGGAAAGCTTCTACACAATAAGGGCGGTTGGAACGACATCGCCCTCATCGTCAATGGAGACCACGTTTGGTACAAGATCAACGGTCGCCTGATGACTGAGATGATTGACGACAGTCCAAAGGCCGTCCTCAAGGGCGGGGTGATCGCGCTCCAGATGCACGCCGGCTTCACGATGGATATTGAGTTCAAGGATATTTCCATCAAGTTCCTTGGTGGAAATCCGTAA
- a CDS encoding Gfo/Idh/MocA family oxidoreductase, whose translation MKSSHSNPLDPVSRRQFLKNSSLAAAGAAALAQMPFVITGHAAPDDPIRIGLIGCGGRGTGAVADALGAATDVNYPQAGYHTENIKADASAASKNVKVVALGDVFPDRLNGCREQLQKLNMSIPDEMCFTGFDAYQKLLAVPDINYVILATPPHFRATHLKAAIEAGKNVFAEKPCAVDGPGIRLVLEAGELAKQKNLGIVAGTQRRHMRSYGEAIKRLQDGAVGEILAARAYWDGGVIWVVERQPGWSDMEWQLRNWNYFTWLGGDHIVEQHVHNLDVINWVMGAHPIKALALGGRQARPNKNYGHIYDHFAVEFEYANGARMFSQCRQMNGCEGKVEEAVVGTKGSSNCKDWIRASNKQVLWRFRERDVNPYQQEHQDLMASIRAGAPLNEAKNVAESTLTGIMGRESAYSGRSIEAEEVLNSTTRLGPEKYEMGSLPFPEVAIPGQYKFA comes from the coding sequence ATGAAATCCAGCCATTCCAATCCACTCGATCCAGTTTCACGACGTCAGTTCCTGAAGAACTCCTCACTCGCCGCCGCCGGCGCTGCGGCTTTGGCGCAGATGCCTTTTGTCATCACGGGCCATGCCGCGCCTGACGACCCAATCCGCATCGGTCTCATCGGCTGCGGCGGACGCGGGACCGGCGCTGTGGCCGATGCCCTGGGCGCCGCGACCGACGTGAACTATCCCCAGGCGGGTTACCACACCGAGAACATCAAAGCCGATGCCAGCGCGGCGAGCAAAAACGTAAAAGTTGTTGCCCTGGGTGACGTGTTTCCTGATCGCCTCAACGGCTGCCGCGAGCAACTCCAAAAGCTCAACATGTCCATCCCCGATGAGATGTGCTTCACGGGCTTTGATGCCTACCAAAAGCTGCTGGCGGTCCCGGACATCAACTATGTCATCCTGGCCACGCCCCCGCACTTCCGCGCCACGCACCTCAAGGCTGCCATCGAAGCGGGGAAGAACGTTTTCGCCGAGAAGCCATGCGCGGTCGATGGCCCCGGCATCCGGTTGGTGCTCGAGGCCGGGGAATTGGCAAAGCAGAAGAACCTGGGCATCGTAGCGGGCACCCAGCGGCGCCACATGCGCAGCTATGGGGAGGCAATCAAACGGCTCCAGGATGGCGCGGTGGGCGAGATTCTGGCTGCCCGCGCGTATTGGGACGGGGGCGTGATCTGGGTGGTGGAACGTCAGCCCGGCTGGAGCGATATGGAGTGGCAACTGCGCAATTGGAATTATTTCACCTGGCTGGGGGGCGACCACATCGTTGAGCAACACGTCCATAACCTGGACGTGATCAACTGGGTCATGGGTGCGCACCCCATCAAAGCCCTGGCCTTGGGAGGCCGGCAGGCGCGGCCCAACAAGAATTACGGCCACATCTACGATCATTTTGCCGTCGAGTTCGAATATGCCAACGGCGCGCGGATGTTCAGCCAGTGCCGCCAAATGAATGGCTGTGAAGGCAAGGTCGAGGAGGCCGTTGTGGGGACCAAAGGTTCGAGCAATTGCAAGGACTGGATACGGGCCAGCAACAAGCAGGTGCTCTGGAGATTTCGCGAACGCGACGTCAATCCCTACCAGCAGGAGCACCAGGACCTGATGGCCAGCATTCGCGCCGGCGCCCCGCTGAACGAGGCCAAAAACGTCGCCGAAAGCACCCTCACCGGGATCATGGGGCGCGAGTCCGCCTATAGCGGGCGCTCGATTGAAGCGGAGGAAGTCCTTAATTCCACCACCCGCTTGGGACCGGAAAAATACGAGATGGGAAGCCTGCCCTTCCCCGAGGTGGCCATCCCGGGCCAGTACAAGTTTGCGTGA
- a CDS encoding DUF1501 domain-containing protein, producing MTPYFDEREFQLSINRRTFLSRAAYGLGGIALACLLQPASAETLPAPPESERWRGVVNPPDFPPRARRVIHLCMAGGPSHLESFDYKPELQRLDGQPFPDSYTRGQQLAQLQGAVLKARGPFTQFQKHGQSGQEISDLFPHIAGIADDICIVRSLHTEQINHDPAHAFMNTGTRIKGRPSMGSWLLYGLGADTQDLPGFVVLTSAGKSGLQPVSARQWSSGFLPSKFQGILFQSKGAPVHYVGNPEGVCQSTQRQVIEEINRLNGMLEARQMDPEIETRVAQYEMAFRMQTSVPELADLNSEPQHILDMYGVKHPGEGTFASNCLLARRLAERGVRFIQLYHRAWDHHSDIVKDMPVAAQEVDRASAALVADLKQRGMLDETLIIWGGEFGRTPMGQGSGRDHHINAFSIWMAGGGVKGGLTWGSTDELGYRYLEDGQEMHVHDLHATMLYLCGINHKRLTFRYQGRDFRLTDVSGEVAHGVVS from the coding sequence ATGACGCCTTACTTCGATGAACGTGAGTTTCAGCTCAGCATTAACCGCCGCACCTTCCTGAGTCGCGCCGCCTACGGCCTGGGCGGCATTGCGCTCGCCTGTCTGCTCCAGCCCGCTTCAGCAGAGACCCTCCCGGCGCCACCGGAATCCGAACGCTGGCGTGGAGTGGTTAACCCGCCCGATTTTCCTCCCCGCGCCCGGCGCGTCATCCACCTCTGCATGGCCGGTGGGCCCTCGCACCTCGAAAGCTTCGATTATAAACCGGAACTTCAGCGCCTCGACGGCCAGCCGTTTCCTGATTCCTACACGCGGGGCCAGCAGCTCGCCCAATTGCAGGGGGCGGTCCTCAAAGCCCGGGGTCCGTTCACTCAATTCCAAAAGCACGGCCAATCCGGCCAGGAAATCTCCGATCTCTTTCCCCACATTGCCGGCATCGCGGACGATATCTGTATCGTCCGCTCGCTTCACACCGAGCAAATCAACCATGACCCGGCCCACGCCTTCATGAACACCGGCACCCGCATCAAAGGCCGGCCCAGCATGGGATCCTGGCTCCTTTACGGCCTGGGCGCCGACACACAGGATTTGCCCGGCTTCGTCGTGCTGACTTCCGCGGGCAAAAGCGGCCTCCAGCCGGTCTCCGCCCGGCAATGGTCCAGCGGGTTTCTTCCCAGTAAATTCCAAGGCATCCTCTTTCAATCCAAGGGCGCTCCCGTCCACTACGTGGGCAACCCGGAGGGGGTCTGTCAAAGCACCCAGCGGCAGGTGATCGAGGAAATCAATCGGTTGAACGGCATGCTCGAAGCTCGCCAGATGGACCCGGAAATCGAAACCCGCGTCGCCCAATACGAAATGGCCTTCCGCATGCAGACCTCGGTGCCCGAACTGGCCGATCTGAATTCCGAACCGCAGCACATCCTGGACATGTACGGTGTCAAACACCCAGGAGAAGGCACCTTCGCTTCAAACTGCCTGCTCGCCCGCCGCCTGGCCGAACGTGGCGTGCGCTTCATCCAGCTTTACCACCGCGCCTGGGACCACCACAGCGACATCGTCAAAGACATGCCAGTCGCCGCCCAAGAGGTTGACCGGGCCTCCGCCGCCCTGGTGGCAGACCTCAAGCAGCGTGGGATGCTCGACGAGACCCTCATCATCTGGGGCGGTGAATTTGGCCGCACCCCCATGGGCCAGGGCTCTGGCCGCGACCACCATATCAACGCCTTTTCCATCTGGATGGCCGGTGGCGGTGTCAAAGGCGGCCTGACTTGGGGCAGCACAGACGAACTCGGCTACCGCTATCTTGAAGACGGCCAGGAAATGCACGTCCACGACCTCCACGCCACCATGCTCTACCTGTGCGGCATCAATCACAAGCGCCTCACTTTTCGTTACCAGGGGCGCGACTTCCGCCTCACCGATGTCTCCGGCGAGGTCGCCCACGGGGTGGTTTCCTGA
- a CDS encoding metallophosphoesterase family protein — MRDNPPAPNQTARRIAAFKIGVISDTHNYFDPQIKALFDGVVHILHAGDIGGTGIIRQLEDIAPVTAVLGNTDDPGLHFNLTEFIEVTGRRFLLHHIVQPSRLPDWLQGRIAGDRPDVVVFGHTHKPFSQRIGPPLFFNPGYAGKSRFGMERTVAILHCEQDAIWPEYFRLESLL; from the coding sequence GTGAGGGATAATCCGCCAGCCCCAAACCAAACCGCCCGGCGCATTGCCGCGTTCAAAATCGGGGTCATTTCAGATACACACAACTACTTTGATCCTCAAATCAAAGCGCTTTTTGACGGAGTCGTCCATATCCTGCATGCTGGAGATATTGGGGGCACCGGCATCATCCGGCAACTCGAGGACATCGCGCCCGTTACTGCGGTTTTAGGAAACACCGACGATCCTGGATTGCACTTCAACCTGACCGAATTCATCGAGGTGACTGGGAGAAGGTTCCTGCTTCACCACATCGTGCAACCCTCGCGCTTGCCTGACTGGCTGCAAGGACGCATCGCCGGCGACAGACCCGACGTGGTGGTTTTTGGCCATACGCATAAACCATTCAGCCAACGCATTGGCCCGCCTCTTTTCTTCAATCCCGGTTACGCCGGCAAATCCCGTTTCGGCATGGAACGCACAGTGGCTATCCTGCACTGCGAACAGGACGCTATCTGGCCGGAATATTTCCGGCTTGAGAGCCTGCTTTAA
- a CDS encoding glycoside hydrolase family 27 protein, producing MGWNSWDCFATTITEAQTKAQADVMAQKLARFGWRYIVVDIQWYEPQARGFEYRKGARLTMDEWGRLLPASNRFPSGFEALAQHIHGKGLKFGIHLMRGIPRLAVAQNTAIKGTPFHAADIADANSFCAWNTDMHGVDMSKPGAQEYYNSVFELIASWGVDFVKVDDLSRPYHRGEIEAIRKAIDRTGRPIVLSTSPGATPLTAGEHISQHANMWRISDDFWDKWPELLAQFKRLRQWTPYRGPGHFPDADMLPLGVIDMGKRTTHFTHDEQYTLLTLWCIARSPLILGSDMTRLDDFTLSLLTNPEVLSVNQSSSGNHELFNRDGLLAWVAQVPGSTDEYLALFNTQEVPDKVPINLGGSSQVRDLWFRKDLGKADGEFAPQIASHGAKLYRLSPGRLGFEKIL from the coding sequence ATGGGCTGGAACAGTTGGGATTGCTTTGCCACCACCATTACCGAAGCGCAGACGAAAGCACAGGCGGATGTGATGGCTCAAAAGCTGGCGCGGTTTGGGTGGCGTTACATTGTGGTCGATATCCAGTGGTACGAACCCCAAGCCAGGGGCTTTGAGTACCGGAAAGGCGCCAGGTTGACGATGGACGAATGGGGCCGGCTTCTGCCCGCGAGCAACCGATTTCCCTCGGGTTTCGAGGCCCTGGCCCAGCACATCCATGGCAAGGGCTTGAAGTTTGGCATTCATCTTATGCGCGGGATACCGCGCTTGGCTGTTGCGCAGAATACGGCCATTAAGGGCACACCGTTCCACGCCGCAGACATCGCCGACGCGAACAGTTTCTGCGCCTGGAACACCGATATGCATGGTGTGGATATGTCCAAGCCCGGCGCGCAGGAATATTATAATTCGGTGTTCGAATTGATTGCCTCTTGGGGAGTGGATTTCGTGAAAGTGGACGACCTGAGCCGGCCATATCACAGGGGGGAAATCGAAGCCATACGAAAGGCTATCGACCGGACTGGGCGGCCAATAGTATTGAGCACCTCTCCTGGAGCCACACCCCTGACGGCGGGTGAACACATTTCACAGCACGCCAATATGTGGCGTATTAGCGACGATTTCTGGGACAAGTGGCCCGAACTGCTGGCGCAATTCAAGCGGCTGCGTCAGTGGACTCCTTATCGCGGGCCCGGTCATTTTCCCGACGCCGATATGCTGCCGCTTGGGGTGATTGATATGGGCAAGCGGACCACCCACTTCACCCATGACGAGCAGTACACGCTTCTGACCCTGTGGTGCATCGCCCGTTCCCCACTGATTCTGGGTTCGGACATGACCAGGCTGGACGACTTTACGCTCTCCTTGCTGACGAACCCGGAAGTGCTCTCGGTAAACCAGAGTAGTAGCGGCAACCACGAGCTGTTCAACCGGGACGGTCTGCTTGCCTGGGTGGCCCAGGTGCCGGGTTCAACCGACGAGTATCTTGCCCTCTTCAATACGCAGGAGGTACCCGACAAAGTGCCCATAAACCTCGGAGGCTCGTCCCAGGTGCGCGACCTCTGGTTTCGCAAAGACCTGGGCAAAGCCGACGGTGAATTCGCGCCCCAGATCGCTTCTCACGGCGCCAAGCTTTACAGACTGTCGCCCGGGCGCCTGGGCTTCGAAAAAATTCTTTAG
- a CDS encoding PSD1 and planctomycete cytochrome C domain-containing protein codes for MRRIRNRVAIFPVLLLCAPLAGAGANSTIEFNRDVRPILSENCFVCHGPGKEDRKANLRLDVREVALEHKAIVAGNLAQSKLIQHIFSTNPKIIMPPPETNKKLSVAEKEILRNWIKAGAKYEPYWAYVRPVRAQLPPTKNPGWVRNPIDAFILHKLDEKGVKPSPEADKATLLRRLSLDLIGLPPTPAQVAAFVSDSSPESYERQVDRLLASPHFGERMAVPWLDVVRFADTVGYHGDQNINIFPYRDYVINSFNTNKPFDQFTVEQLAGDLLPHPTTESRIATGFNRLNMVTREGGAQPKEYLAKYAADRVRTVSMAWLGSTMGCAECHDHKFDPFTSKDFYQMEAFFADIKQWGVYEDYGYTPNAELKGIDNDSPFPPEIEVNSPYLQRRIKKLEAKADALCAQAAAKLEADASLKQPFEQWRQSSLAFLSQNPSGWQTPVPEVAIETEKPDRAVQTNFTVQADRTVLLAEGKRKKVRFLLPVSNWPIAAMRLEITPLETPSEKAGDPPQRTEASITLSATLKSSDGNNQSKLSFNHADADHKKEIYSNGFPILGVARRWLISINDTRQKAVWLLDSPVETKAGDVLELDFGSLPVASARVSLSPFAAPEPLDSGIGDSLETALRIPNEASASQSNLVARTYLFSTRSDEEFVAQAGELQRQIDACRHGRAFTLVTVARDKPRVTRLLHRGDWQDDTGEVLEPGVPHFLPQIPNPDGHRLTRLDLARWLVSPDNPLTARAVVNRLWKQFFGAGISAVVDDLGGQGEWPSHPELLDWLASEFMHPEFQQPSTLQHPPPHDWDIKHMVKLMVMSAAYRQSSKARPDLKEIDPNNRLLARQSPRRLEAEFVRDNALFISGLLNPDLGGPSVHPYQPAGYYANLQFPDRVYQADQDQREYRRGVYIHWQRTFLHPMLANFDAPSREECTASRVVSNTPQQALTLLNDPTFVEAARVWAAHLLDPAKESDAQRLDRAFYRALARPPTAREKESLLKFLSVQEATYKQNPADVSKLLHVGIAPAPKDENPKDVAAWTQLCRVILNLHETITCY; via the coding sequence ATGAGGCGGATCCGTAACCGAGTTGCCATCTTTCCGGTTCTTCTGCTCTGTGCCCCGCTCGCGGGGGCCGGCGCCAACTCAACCATTGAGTTCAACCGCGACGTCCGCCCCATCCTTTCAGAAAACTGCTTCGTCTGCCACGGCCCGGGCAAAGAGGACCGAAAAGCCAACCTGCGCCTGGATGTGCGCGAGGTGGCGCTCGAGCACAAGGCTATCGTTGCCGGCAACCTCGCCCAGAGCAAGCTGATCCAGCATATCTTCTCGACCAACCCGAAAATCATCATGCCCCCGCCGGAGACGAATAAGAAGCTCTCTGTCGCAGAAAAAGAAATCCTCCGCAACTGGATTAAGGCGGGGGCGAAATACGAACCGTACTGGGCGTATGTAAGGCCGGTTCGCGCGCAACTGCCACCGACCAAAAACCCAGGTTGGGTGCGCAATCCCATTGATGCGTTCATTCTTCACAAGCTCGATGAGAAGGGTGTCAAGCCCTCACCGGAAGCTGACAAGGCGACGCTGTTGCGCCGGTTGAGCCTGGACCTGATTGGGCTGCCGCCGACGCCGGCGCAAGTCGCGGCCTTTGTCTCCGATTCCAGTCCGGAGAGTTACGAACGGCAGGTGGATCGGCTTCTGGCTTCACCGCATTTCGGAGAAAGAATGGCCGTGCCCTGGCTCGATGTCGTGCGCTTCGCCGATACGGTCGGTTATCACGGCGATCAAAACATCAACATCTTCCCCTACCGTGATTACGTGATTAACTCGTTCAACACGAACAAACCCTTCGACCAGTTCACCGTCGAGCAGCTTGCCGGGGACCTGCTACCGCACCCCACCACCGAATCGCGCATCGCCACAGGTTTCAACCGCCTCAATATGGTTACCCGAGAAGGCGGCGCCCAACCCAAAGAGTACCTCGCAAAATATGCCGCCGACCGCGTCCGCACCGTTTCGATGGCCTGGCTGGGTTCGACCATGGGCTGCGCCGAATGTCACGACCACAAATTTGATCCCTTCACATCCAAGGATTTTTACCAGATGGAGGCCTTCTTCGCTGACATCAAGCAATGGGGCGTCTATGAGGACTACGGCTACACCCCGAATGCGGAACTCAAGGGCATCGACAATGACTCGCCTTTTCCCCCGGAAATTGAGGTCAATAGCCCGTACCTGCAGCGACGAATCAAGAAGCTCGAAGCCAAAGCCGACGCGCTCTGCGCGCAGGCTGCTGCGAAACTCGAGGCTGACGCCTCTCTGAAGCAACCATTTGAACAATGGCGCCAGTCGAGCCTGGCTTTCTTGAGCCAGAATCCGAGCGGCTGGCAAACACCGGTTCCCGAGGTTGCAATTGAAACCGAGAAGCCCGACCGTGCAGTTCAAACCAATTTCACTGTCCAGGCTGACCGCACTGTTTTGCTCGCAGAGGGGAAGCGAAAAAAGGTCCGGTTCCTGTTGCCGGTCTCAAATTGGCCGATAGCCGCAATGCGTCTCGAAATCACGCCCCTTGAAACGCCAAGCGAAAAGGCAGGAGACCCGCCCCAGAGGACGGAAGCCTCGATCACCCTCTCGGCAACTCTGAAATCATCAGACGGTAACAACCAATCCAAGCTGTCGTTCAACCATGCCGACGCCGACCATAAAAAGGAGATTTACTCGAACGGTTTTCCCATCCTTGGCGTAGCGAGGCGTTGGCTCATCTCAATTAACGACACCCGCCAGAAGGCGGTCTGGTTGCTGGATAGCCCCGTTGAAACCAAGGCGGGCGATGTCCTGGAGTTGGATTTTGGCAGCCTGCCCGTCGCTTCGGCGCGGGTCTCGCTCTCCCCCTTCGCCGCCCCTGAGCCGCTCGACTCCGGTATCGGCGACTCTCTCGAAACCGCCTTGCGCATCCCAAACGAAGCGTCTGCTTCTCAATCCAATCTCGTGGCGCGCACCTACCTGTTCAGCACGCGCTCGGATGAGGAGTTCGTTGCGCAAGCCGGCGAACTCCAGCGCCAAATTGATGCATGCCGGCATGGCCGTGCTTTCACGCTCGTGACGGTCGCCCGCGATAAACCTCGAGTCACCCGGCTGCTCCATCGCGGTGATTGGCAGGACGACACCGGCGAGGTCCTGGAGCCGGGAGTGCCGCATTTCCTGCCGCAGATTCCCAATCCCGACGGCCATCGGCTCACGCGGCTGGACCTCGCGCGCTGGCTGGTTTCTCCTGATAACCCTCTCACCGCCCGCGCCGTTGTGAACCGCTTGTGGAAGCAGTTCTTTGGCGCCGGCATCTCCGCGGTCGTGGATGATCTCGGCGGCCAGGGTGAATGGCCGAGCCACCCCGAATTGCTGGACTGGCTCGCGAGCGAGTTCATGCATCCAGAATTCCAGCAGCCCTCGACCCTTCAGCACCCCCCTCCCCATGACTGGGACATCAAACACATGGTGAAGCTCATGGTCATGTCCGCGGCGTATCGGCAGAGTTCCAAGGCTCGCCCTGATCTGAAGGAAATTGACCCCAACAACCGCCTGCTGGCGCGCCAATCGCCGCGCCGCCTTGAAGCCGAGTTCGTTCGCGACAATGCGCTCTTCATTTCTGGCCTGCTGAATCCGGATTTGGGCGGCCCCAGTGTCCATCCTTATCAGCCGGCCGGTTACTACGCCAACTTGCAGTTCCCCGACCGCGTTTACCAAGCCGACCAGGATCAGCGCGAATATCGGCGCGGCGTGTATATCCATTGGCAGCGCACTTTCCTCCACCCGATGCTCGCCAACTTCGATGCCCCCTCGCGCGAGGAATGCACCGCCAGCCGCGTCGTCTCAAATACTCCCCAACAGGCCCTTACTCTCCTAAACGACCCCACCTTCGTCGAGGCCGCGCGCGTCTGGGCTGCACACCTCCTGGACCCGGCCAAGGAATCGGATGCCCAAAGGCTTGACAGGGCCTTTTACCGCGCCCTGGCTCGCCCTCCGACAGCCCGGGAGAAAGAGTCCCTTCTCAAGTTTCTCTCCGTTCAAGAGGCCACCTATAAGCAGAATCCCGCAGATGTCTCAAAGCTCCTCCACGTCGGCATCGCGCCCGCCCCCAAAGATGAAAACCCAAAGGACGTTGCCGCATGGACCCAGCTCTGCCGCGTCATCCTGAACCTGCACGAAACAATTACCTGTTATTGA
- a CDS encoding DUF6580 family putative transport protein, with translation MLRLMKGKWMMPLAFMLAFALTRIPGMLPQNFSAAYALCFCAGLYFPGRIAWWLPLGALLLTDIGLDLYYRFDLGWQVFDTTALKYQLVNYAAYACLIGLGRKFKPNCSFMALLGGGVFGALLFYLITNTASWFFNPFGNPEYSKTFAGWLIALTKGTAGWPETWQFFRNTLLSGGLFTGLFVGAMKWLESSESAQEKEPKESPAPAEEPQGDQAAEPRDA, from the coding sequence ATGCTCCGGCTGATGAAAGGCAAATGGATGATGCCTCTGGCCTTCATGCTGGCCTTTGCGCTTACACGCATCCCGGGCATGCTGCCGCAAAACTTCAGCGCCGCATATGCGCTGTGCTTTTGCGCCGGTCTCTATTTCCCAGGCCGCATAGCGTGGTGGCTTCCGCTAGGCGCGCTCCTGCTCACCGATATTGGTTTGGACCTGTATTATCGCTTCGATCTGGGCTGGCAGGTCTTCGACACAACGGCCTTGAAATATCAACTGGTCAATTATGCCGCCTATGCCTGTTTGATAGGTCTGGGGCGCAAATTCAAACCCAACTGTTCATTTATGGCGCTGCTGGGCGGCGGCGTTTTTGGGGCGCTGCTCTTTTATCTGATCACCAATACCGCCTCCTGGTTTTTCAACCCGTTTGGAAATCCTGAATACAGCAAAACCTTCGCCGGTTGGCTGATTGCGCTGACCAAAGGGACCGCTGGCTGGCCTGAGACCTGGCAGTTCTTTCGCAATACCCTTTTAAGCGGCGGCTTGTTCACCGGCTTGTTTGTGGGCGCCATGAAATGGCTTGAATCCTCCGAGTCAGCACAGGAAAAGGAACCCAAGGAATCGCCTGCCCCTGCCGAAGAACCGCAGGGCGACCAGGCCGCGGAACCTCGGGATGCGTGA
- a CDS encoding type II secretion system F family protein: protein MRLRSLMPLATRRKVRAAKLVVFTRQVATMVGAGMPLLRSLKILEEQEEGRTLRGVIREIGFSIENGGSFSEAIAFYPKIFNPLYVNLVRAGESAGALELALHRLAEFMEKTEKIKGKVKAALVYPCAVLVVATGITGLLMTFIVPRFRVVFEGLLDGAALPAFTRFVFELSGLLVQRLPFVLLAGAAVACVFIMGIRTKLGRRWFDRVKLSLPIVGPLFRKAAISRFARTFGTLAGSGVPILQALTIVEGTAGNSIIGDVIARMHEQVKQGDPIAPGLKASGVFPAMVAGLVDVGEQTGALPELLMKIADNYEDEFDNAVSGLTSLLEPILILILAVIVGSIVVAMFLPLITIATGLGGAGPGRM, encoded by the coding sequence GTGCGACTCAGAAGCCTGATGCCGCTGGCCACCCGCCGGAAAGTCAGAGCCGCCAAGCTCGTGGTGTTCACACGGCAGGTGGCCACCATGGTCGGGGCAGGCATGCCTTTGCTGCGGAGCCTTAAGATTCTTGAAGAGCAGGAAGAAGGCAGGACCTTGCGGGGCGTCATCCGCGAAATCGGATTTTCAATTGAGAACGGTGGCTCGTTCTCCGAGGCCATTGCGTTCTATCCCAAAATCTTCAATCCCTTGTATGTGAATCTTGTGCGAGCGGGAGAAAGCGCAGGCGCTTTGGAATTGGCGCTTCATCGCCTTGCGGAATTCATGGAAAAAACGGAGAAGATAAAAGGCAAAGTCAAAGCGGCCTTGGTCTATCCGTGCGCGGTTTTGGTGGTGGCGACCGGGATAACGGGCCTTTTGATGACGTTCATCGTGCCACGCTTTCGGGTTGTGTTCGAGGGATTGCTCGACGGCGCCGCGCTGCCGGCCTTTACACGGTTTGTATTTGAGTTGAGCGGCCTTCTTGTGCAGCGACTTCCCTTCGTTTTGCTGGCAGGGGCGGCTGTGGCTTGCGTGTTCATAATGGGCATCAGAACCAAATTGGGGAGGCGATGGTTCGACCGTGTAAAACTTTCTTTGCCGATAGTTGGCCCGCTGTTTCGCAAAGCGGCCATCTCGCGGTTTGCCAGGACGTTCGGCACGCTGGCCGGAAGCGGTGTGCCGATTCTCCAAGCCCTCACAATCGTCGAGGGAACGGCAGGCAATTCCATCATTGGGGACGTGATTGCTCGAATGCACGAACAAGTAAAGCAGGGTGATCCGATAGCCCCCGGTTTGAAGGCGTCCGGGGTCTTTCCTGCAATGGTCGCGGGTTTGGTGGATGTTGGCGAGCAGACCGGGGCCCTGCCGGAGCTGCTGATGAAAATCGCCGATAATTACGAGGATGAGTTTGATAATGCCGTGAGTGGCCTTACATCTTTGTTGGAGCCGATTCTGATTCTGATCCTGGCGGTTATTGTCGGGAGTATTGTTGTGGCAATGTTCCTGCCGTTAATTACCATCGCCACCGGCCTCGGCGGGGCTGGTCCAGGCCGGATGTGA